CATATAATGAGGGGACCCCGGCTAATTGAACGAATGCGGATAATGATGGTTCCATGGAGGCGATCCTGCGATCATTAAGAGAAGGCCTGAGCTTTTCGCTCAACAGCTGTTGTGTAGTAGACAATAAATCCCCGTTAATGACGATCAGCGGTGCTTCATAATATCCCTCACTCGTCTCTACCCCACGGGCTCGTCCTCCCTGAACGTGAATCTGCCTTGCTTCGACCCCCGTTTTAATCTCAACGCCCAATTCCTCCGCAAGTATCCGCAGCGCTTCAACCAAGGCATAAGTACCTCCGCGAATGCTATAAGTACCATGATCTACCTCGCAGCTGTGCATCATCCCATATAGCGAAGGAGCGAGGAAAGGAGAAGAGCCGACCCGAGCCGCATACCTTCCGAACAAGGCCAGCGAATTGGGATGTGTGAAGAAGTGGCGCAGCTCCCGGTTCAGTGATCTCCTGAATAGAGGGACGACGCTTAACAGCTCCATCACCACGCTGAAGTTCCACTTCTCCCTGTGCCCGATCGGCAGTTGATTCATCAATCTTCCCTTGATGCTCTGGAACATCATCCGCGATTCCTGTAGAAATGCTGGATAATGAAGTGCATCTACCGGACTGTAGGTATCAATCTGATGCTGCATCGCCTCAACATCACCGGTCATATCAACAACGCTTCCGTCTGTAAATATGCTCCGTGACCTAGGTTCCAACGGAATCAGAGTTACATAATCCTCCATTCTGCGCCCCACGCTGCGAAACACATTTCGGAACACATAAGGGAGCTCTATCGTGTTCGGCCCGCAATCGAAGCGATAACCGTCGATGGCAATTCGCTGTAACTTGCCACCTACATGTTCCTTACGTTCCAATATAGTCACCTGATAGCCCCGACCCGCCAGACCTATTGCGCAAGCCAGTCCCCCGAAGCCCGATCCAACAATCAAGACCTTACCCTTCGCCGACATGATACCTGCCTCCTCTTGTATCTCTGCTTCAATAAGCCGCAAGCTATAGAAGTTGTTCAAGTCCACTTTTGATAAGAAAACCTGATCGAGGTCCGTTCAAGGATGAGCGACCGCGATTCAAAGGTAGGTTTTCTTGCGATATAGAATTTCATCAGCTACGCTGATAACTTATAAATTCTATATCTAACACAAAGTAAATCATGAAGCTATTCGACATCGAATCTTGAATTCAGCCGGGCCTAAGCAAATGCTTACGAAGCCATGTTTCCTACGGAAACATCTCAGGTGCTCACGTACAAACAAAACGTACGCTACGCTCCTCATGCCCTAGCTTCATCCAACCTTCTTGGTGCTGAAAACCGGCCTTTTTGAACAGGCACTTATAGCAATGGTGACATTAATCTAGCTGCCGATTCCATAAATCGTACATATATTTTTTTGTTCATGAAGGACTTCTTCTCAATCAGCTTGGTAGAGAACAAATCCCGCTCGAAATCCTTCACCATTTTGGCTACACTATCGCTCTGAACGAGCAGCGCATTTACTTCAAAGTTCAAGTGGAAGCTGCGCATATCCATATTGGCTGTGCCTACTGTTGCCACTTCTCCATCGATGATGAGCAGCTTGGAATGAAGGAAGCCCTTCTCATACTCGTAGATCTTTACCCCAACCTCAAGCAGAGCTGGGAAATAGGAGTGGGAAGCGAGAAATGGCAGCCATTTATCCGGTCGTGCCGGGAACAGGATGCGTACATCGATCCCTGACATCGCCGCAACTCGCAGAGCCGAGAGAATATCATCATCCGGTATGAAATATGGGGTGGCCAGCCACACCGATTTCTTTGCCGAAGTAATCATAGCGAAGAACAGGTTTCTCAATGTCTGACTTTCATTATCCGGGCC
The window above is part of the Paenibacillus lutimineralis genome. Proteins encoded here:
- a CDS encoding phytoene desaturase family protein, whose amino-acid sequence is MSAKGKVLIVGSGFGGLACAIGLAGRGYQVTILERKEHVGGKLQRIAIDGYRFDCGPNTIELPYVFRNVFRSVGRRMEDYVTLIPLEPRSRSIFTDGSVVDMTGDVEAMQHQIDTYSPVDALHYPAFLQESRMMFQSIKGRLMNQLPIGHREKWNFSVVMELLSVVPLFRRSLNRELRHFFTHPNSLALFGRYAARVGSSPFLAPSLYGMMHSCEVDHGTYSIRGGTYALVEALRILAEELGVEIKTGVEARQIHVQGGRARGVETSEGYYEAPLIVINGDLLSTTQQLLSEKLRPSLNDRRIASMEPSLSAFVQLAGVPSLYDRLLHHTVFFSDRYEQEFTEIFNQRRPPSKPSVYICNSSYSEKGAAPEGHSNLFIMTYAPYLSDAWDWEEQRDKYAENVLSTLRGYGLQGIHKSHVLQTYAPDQLARNTGAYRGGMYGLATHSLRQILRRPSNRSNDVGGLWYVGGSTYPGGGVPYVALSGHLVAGYIAHEMG